The Ornithodoros turicata isolate Travis chromosome 7, ASM3712646v1, whole genome shotgun sequence genome includes a region encoding these proteins:
- the LOC135400839 gene encoding protein ABHD13-like isoform X1 — protein MVRTHSKANGSSAERKSHYTTRTSTERLLQEERAEHANRTSSKYPESNPDFATIRVVSRAVLYVLKKCWMICGFSSVMICLVYTYCSPVFAVLMLLLSMAGLVYQLGDLLLFHPNQPPHSRLYVPSPTMLGLPTENLRLKAHDGVSLHAFFIKQEPPLFSQAITLLYFHGNAGNIGHRLLNVEGLFHNCGCNILLLEYRGYGRSEGSPSEEGLYLDAEAGLHYLLQHPGIDHSLIILFGRSLGGAVALDLASRPEHGSRLFGVVVENTFTSIPDMARALLRWKVLQWLPEFCYKNQFQSIQKVPKMKTPTLFVSGLSDALTPPSMMQRLYKDCSSAVKRMVTFESGTHNETWQCKGYYNSLNMFFHDLVHRRFRDKEGPTWPVEHACIRIPPETI, from the exons ATGGTGAGAACACACTCAAAGGCCAACGGCTCGTCCGCGGAAAGGAAGTCACACTACACAACGCGGACGTCCACAGAAAGGCTGCTTCAGGAGGAAAGAGCCGAACATGCGAACAGGACTTCATCGAAATACCCCGAAAGCAATCCAGACTTTGCAACAATTCGTGTTGTCAGTAGGGCAGTCCTATATGTCCTAAAAAAATGTTGGATGATATGTGGATTCTCCTCCGTGATGATCTGTCTCGTCTACACCTACTGCAGTCCAGTGTTTGCTGTGCTAATGCTTCTCTTGTCAATGGCAG GTCTGGTATATCAGCTTGGCGACCTCCTGCTCTTCCATCCAAATCAGCCACCGCATTCACGCCTCTATGTGCCTTCTCCAACTATGCTGGGCCTTCCCACAGAAAACCTGCGCCTCAAGGCGCACGACGGGGTGTCCCTTCACGCGTTCTTCATAAAACAGGAACCTCCGTTATTCAGCCAAGCAATCACTTTGCTTTATTTCCATGGCAATGCAGGCAACATTGGTCACAG GTTGCTAAACGTTGAAGGACTGTTCCACAACTGCGGATGCAATATCTTGCTGCTGGAATACAGGGGATATGGGCGCAGTGAGGGCTCCCCTAGTGAAGAAG GGTTATATCTAGATGCTGAGGCAGGGCTGCACTACCTGCTACAGCACCCTGGCATTGACCACTCTCTCATAATTTTGTTTGGACGGTCACTCGGAGGAGCCGTAGCCCTGGACCTGGCTTCTCGGCCCGAGCACGGGAGCCGCCTGTTTGGTGTGGTTGTTGAGAATACTTTTACATCCATTCCTGATATGGCACGTGCGCTGCTTCGCTGGAAGGTATTGCAGTGGCTACCAGAATTCTGCTATAAAAATCAG TTTCAGTCCATCCAAAAAGTACCAAAGATGAAAACCCCAACATTATTCGTCAGTGGCCTGTCAGATGCACTGACACCGCCTTCCATGATGCAGAGGCTATATAAG GATTGTAGCAGTGCTGTCAAGCGCATGGTGACGTTCGAATCTGGAACCCATAATGAGACATGGCAGTGCAAAGGTTACTACAACAGCCTAAACATGTTCTTTCATGAT TTAGTGCACAGACGTTTTCGTGACAAGGAGGGACCCACCTGGCCGGTCGAGCATGCCTGCATTCGCATCCCACCGGAGACCATATGA
- the LOC135400839 gene encoding protein ABHD13-like isoform X2 has protein sequence MNAARKTVCPGYTTDHAILTWLKSSALYNIKFAGLVYQLGDLLLFHPNQPPHSRLYVPSPTMLGLPTENLRLKAHDGVSLHAFFIKQEPPLFSQAITLLYFHGNAGNIGHRLLNVEGLFHNCGCNILLLEYRGYGRSEGSPSEEGLYLDAEAGLHYLLQHPGIDHSLIILFGRSLGGAVALDLASRPEHGSRLFGVVVENTFTSIPDMARALLRWKVLQWLPEFCYKNQFQSIQKVPKMKTPTLFVSGLSDALTPPSMMQRLYKDCSSAVKRMVTFESGTHNETWQCKGYYNSLNMFFHDLVHRRFRDKEGPTWPVEHACIRIPPETI, from the exons ATGAATGCTGCAAGAAAAACAGTTTGTCCCGGCTACACAACAGACCATGCAATACTTACTTGGCTAAAAAGTTCAGCATTATACAATATTAAGTTTGCTG GTCTGGTATATCAGCTTGGCGACCTCCTGCTCTTCCATCCAAATCAGCCACCGCATTCACGCCTCTATGTGCCTTCTCCAACTATGCTGGGCCTTCCCACAGAAAACCTGCGCCTCAAGGCGCACGACGGGGTGTCCCTTCACGCGTTCTTCATAAAACAGGAACCTCCGTTATTCAGCCAAGCAATCACTTTGCTTTATTTCCATGGCAATGCAGGCAACATTGGTCACAG GTTGCTAAACGTTGAAGGACTGTTCCACAACTGCGGATGCAATATCTTGCTGCTGGAATACAGGGGATATGGGCGCAGTGAGGGCTCCCCTAGTGAAGAAG GGTTATATCTAGATGCTGAGGCAGGGCTGCACTACCTGCTACAGCACCCTGGCATTGACCACTCTCTCATAATTTTGTTTGGACGGTCACTCGGAGGAGCCGTAGCCCTGGACCTGGCTTCTCGGCCCGAGCACGGGAGCCGCCTGTTTGGTGTGGTTGTTGAGAATACTTTTACATCCATTCCTGATATGGCACGTGCGCTGCTTCGCTGGAAGGTATTGCAGTGGCTACCAGAATTCTGCTATAAAAATCAG TTTCAGTCCATCCAAAAAGTACCAAAGATGAAAACCCCAACATTATTCGTCAGTGGCCTGTCAGATGCACTGACACCGCCTTCCATGATGCAGAGGCTATATAAG GATTGTAGCAGTGCTGTCAAGCGCATGGTGACGTTCGAATCTGGAACCCATAATGAGACATGGCAGTGCAAAGGTTACTACAACAGCCTAAACATGTTCTTTCATGAT TTAGTGCACAGACGTTTTCGTGACAAGGAGGGACCCACCTGGCCGGTCGAGCATGCCTGCATTCGCATCCCACCGGAGACCATATGA
- the LOC135400838 gene encoding epoxide hydrolase 1-like → MGLSRRIFFLVFIIGTAVAVLLGFLYDDAPAFKSNGYWGTKNLKQVEDTPKDNPVVQKFKVHVSDDVLADLKRRLLLSRFTQQLDESASSITRQALKDILDYWTNQYDWRVHENQLNQYAHFRTEIEGIKVHFLHSKPKVIDPKSKVYTLLMIHGWPGSPVEFLRILPLLTQLDHGTAFEVICPSIPGYGFSEVPHKEGFGTADAARVFVKLMERIQRKQFYIHGGGWGAKIAKQIALHYPHRVLGAHFSTVDLQPHFLDTLQLAAKSLLVSFLFTNGVPPEPTSHPLEGSGWQLPGETGYRLYPMRPDIVGVALLNSPSALAAYLLEKFPTQTLACSFGIRNAEPKAQDLLDDFLTNIMLYWLSNSITTSVKYHKENMGKILFARPSRAKVSVPAGFSLFPEEPTSVSRSAVNMEYDNVVTFIEQSKGGRFAAMHEPELLAKDIRDFVATVERGSNTKVYQGPPIDFLFTITEPQAPVVTQSVPEEVERQAEKPPRVRAVPPQRFEPKPVTQEKERGDKGQREERTHSVPDKRSSNSAMPSANRGEPPARASSPTKPLASSASQAREGEKYDPTARPVLQRTSETPKAEDPQRVPKVRQAANFGSTEQGTAKNKATPSAKQGGVHPKQTVENTAQKDEKPKLKAGSPQATNVPEGSAKQGGVHPKQTVENTVQGEKPKLKTGSPQAANVPEGSAKQDVHPKQTVENTVKMDEKSKLKTGSPQVANVPERSAKQDVHPKQTVENTVKTDEKSKLKTGSPQAVSDAPEGSVKQAAKTDKEERVKRQTV, encoded by the exons ATGGGGCTAAGTCGTCGCATATTTTTTTTAGTCTTCATCATAGGAACAGCTGTCGCTGTTCTGCTGGGATTTCTTTATGATGATGCACCCGCCTTCAAAAGCAATGGCTACTGGGGTACAAAGAACCTTAAACAGG TCGAAGATACACCAAAGGACAACCCCGTCGTCCAGAAGTTCAAAGTCCACGTCTCCGACGACGTCCTAGCAGATTTAAAGCGCCGTCTGCTGCTATCCAGATTTACACAGCAGCTAGATGAGTCTGCATCATCCATCACTCGGCAGGCACTGAAAGATATTCTTGACTATTGGACCAACCAGTATGACTGGAGAGTGCACGAAAATCAACTCAACCAGTATGCACACTTCAGAACTGAAATCGAAGGAATAAAGGTCCATTTCCTTCATTCAAAGCCAAAGGTCATTGACCCCAAG TCAAAAGTATATACGTTGCTCATGATACATGGATGGCCAGGATCCCCTGTAGAATTCCTAAGGATTCTGCCTTTGCTGACACAACTAGACCACGGAACTGCTTTTGAAGTTATTTGTCCATCCATTCCAGGCTATGGCTTTTCTGAGGTTCCTCACAAGGAAG GGTTTGGTACTGCCGATGCTGCAAGGGTGTTTGTCAAGCTGATGGAACGTATTCAGCGGAAGCAGTTCTACATCCACGGCGGAGGCTGGGGAGCTAAGATCGCCAAGCAGATAGCGCTGCACTATCCACACAG GGTTCTAGGAGCTCACTTCAGCACAGTAGACTTGCAACCTCATTTCTTGGATACGCTGCAGCTTGCTGCAAAGTCACTTCTCGTATCGTTCCTGTTCACTAATGGAGTGCCTCCAGAACCTACATCTCATCCACTGGAAGGAAGCGGCTGGCAGCTACCTGGTGAGACAGGATATCGACTGTACCCTATGAGACCTGACATTGTGG GCGTTGCCCTTCTGAATTCACCAAGTGCACTGGCAGCGTATCTATTGGAGAAGTTTCCTACTCAGACGTTGGCTTGCAGTTTCGGGATAAGAAATGCTGAGCCCAAAGCACAGGATTTGCTGGATGACTTTCTGACCAATATAATGCTGTACTGGCTCTCAAACTCCATCACAACGAGTGTAAAATATCACAAAGAAAATATGGGCAAAATCTTATTTGCCAGACCGAGCAG GGCTAAGGTGTCAGTCCCTGCAGGATTTTCATTGTTCCCAGAGGAACCGACATCAGTTTCAAGGAGCGCTGTAAACATGGAGTACGATAATGTCGTCACCTTCATTGAACAATCGAAAGGAGGACGCTTCGCAGCAATGCACGAACCGGAACTCCTTGCTAAGGACATCCGGGACTTTGTAGCGACTGTAGAACGAGGAAGCAATACGAAAGTATACCAAGGACCACCAATAGACTTCCTCTTCACCATCACAGAGCCGCAAGCTCCAGTTGTTACGCAGTCTGTTCCAGAGGAAGTAGAACGTCAAGCCGAAAAACCACCACGTGTAAGGGCAGTGCCACCACAGAGGTTCGAACCAAAGCCCGTCACGCAAGAGAAAGAACGTGGGGACAAAGGGCAGAGAGAGGAAAGAACGCACAGCGTGCCAGACAAAAGGTCCAGTAATAGTGCAATGCCGAGTGCAAACCGTGGAGAACCTCCTGCAAGAGCTTCTTCACCAACCAAGCCGTTGGCTTCATCAGCATCCCAAGCAAGAGAAGGTGAGAAATATGATCCAACAGCCAGGCCAGTGCTTCAACGAACAAGCGAGACACCAAAGGCTGAGGATCCTCAACGAGTCCCCAAGGTACGGCAGGCAGCCAATTTTGGTTCTACTGAACAAGGCACTGCAAAAAACAAAGCTACACCGTCTGCAAAGCAAGGGGGTGTGCACCCAAAGCAGACGGTTGAAAATACGGCACAAAAGGATGAAAAGCCAAAACTGAAAGCAGGTTCACCACAAGCGACCAATGTTCCAGAGGGTTCTGCAAAGCAAGGGGGTGTGCACCCAAAGCAGACGGTTGAAAATACAGTGCAAGGTGAAAAGCCAAAACTGAAAACAGGGTCACCACAAGCCGCCAATGTTCCAGAAGGTTCTGCAAAGCAAGATGTGCATCCAAAGCAGACAGTTGAAAATACAGTGAAAATGGATGAAAAGTCAAAACTGAAAACAGGGTCACCACAAGTGGCCAATGTTCCAGAAAGGTCTGCAAAGCAAGATGTGCATCCAAAGCAGACGGTTGAAAATACAGTGAAGACGGATGAAAAGTCAAAACTCAAAACAGGGTCACCACAAGCAGTCAGTGATGCCCCAGAAGGTTCTGTAAAGCAAGCAGCAAAGACAGATAAGGAAGAAAGAGTTAAGAGGCAAACTGTCTAG
- the LOC135400841 gene encoding mitochondrial transcription rescue factor 1-like, giving the protein MAGSSLLFFRPLLQNFRKVQSLRVALAFSGISCSEPVSSCISNAACAPLNCVRRFSNLQRGIATPRNSTVLQTPVRWKSKKGKRKIEEELEEEEEDDEDEDKEDVAHGDNEVSPNVSSMRIDSILKGGINLSRTKAAEALYSGNIRVNGSKPNKKSMQVDVGDEIDYIVGFMSENPDMMQVHRVTVLKIFTDRLTDSGKFKVLLRRQRNLVIEKYEDYEER; this is encoded by the exons ATGGCAGGCAGTTCTCTGTTGTTCTTCAGGCCACTGCTTCAAAACTTCAGAAAGGTGCAGTCCCTGCGCGTAGCGCTTGCCTTCAGCGGCATTAGCTGCAGTGAACCTGTTTCGTCGTGTATAAGTAATGCAGCGTGTGCACCACTGAATTGCGTTAGACGTTTTTCAAATCTTCAACGTGGCATAGCTACACCGCGAAACAGCACGGTTTTACAGACCCCAGTTCGATGGAAATCCAAGAAGGGCAAACGAAAAATAGAG GAAGAACtggaagaagaggaggaggatgatgAGGATGAGGACAAGGAGGATGTCGCTCACGGTGATAACGAAGTATCACCAAATGTTTCATCAATGAGGATAGACAGCATTTTAAAGGGTGGAATCAACCTGTCAAGAAC GAAAGCTGCAGAGGCCCTTTATAGTGGCAACATCAGAGTTAATGGCAGTAAACCAAACAAGAAAAGCATGCAG GTCGATGTTGGTGATGAGATCGACTACATTGTTGGATTCATGTCAGAAAATCCGGATATGATGCAAGTGCATCGCGTGACCGTACTCAAGATTTTCACCGACAGGTTGACTGACAGTGGAAAATTCAAGGTGTTACTTCGTCGCCAGCGAAACTTAGTCATTGAGAAGTATGAAGACTATGAAGAAAGATGA
- the LOC135400842 gene encoding 5-methylcytosine rRNA methyltransferase NSUN4-like, protein MLTSRSTSLARPLLCRARHLHWAKARKQKFPKDHALHHFDEFYGDVYGSSWPSIRIALLSPHKYVAVVNSFLRKSDEILSNLKGMGALNLASLYERTLASSPQPAHNEETKLDLVKPDDVPVEETGDVSMFDNTSRVLHPTSESTVSGGNPLLSFVPSSKMVYQEEVINESDYYNFYKPKSDMAVAMKSWNGFEFPQHLKAVVFGRGDISAFPAPKKTNGGLYEYYLMDGASILPVLALDLQKGESVGDFCAAPGGKFLAMHFTLLPGHSFGCDNSPSRLKRFNNVIASYIPQENTSSISVVQRDILSWDGRDASFDKILLDVPCTNDRHSVTEDDNNYFHQKRLSERLELPQKQMDMLSFSLKCLAPGGSLVYSTCTLSPIQNDGVVHMALQHLWETTSMEFAVVDLSRAFAPLKGVFRLYPDTKYGQVVLPFLPNNYGPMYICKIERIR, encoded by the exons ATGTTGACATCGCGATCTACTTCTCTGGCTCGCCCTTTATTGTGTCGCGCAAGGCACCTGCACTGG GCAAAGGCCCGCAAGCAAAAGTTCCCTAAGGATCATGCCCTTCATCACTTTGATGAGTTCTACGGGGACGTGTACGGATCAAGCTGGCCCTCTATTCGTATCGCTCTACTGAGCCCTCACAAATATGTCGCAGTGGTCAATTCTTTCCTCAGAAAGTCTGACGAAATCTTGAGCAACCTCAAGGGGATGGGTGCCTTGAATTTGGCATCATTATATGAGCGTACGTTGGCATCATCTCCTCAACCGGCACACAATGAAGAGACAAAACTGGATTTGGTGAAACCTGATGATGTGCCCGTAGAAGAAACCGGTGACGTATCGATGTTCGACAATACGTCTCGTGTTTTGCATCCCACGTCAGAGTCGACCGTCTCGGGCGGAAACCCTTTGCTCAGCTTTGTCCCTAGCAGTAAAATGGTGTATCAGGAAGAAGTTATAAATGAAAGTGACTACTACAACTTCTACAAGCCAAAGTCTGACATGGCTGTTGCTATGAAATCATGGAATGGATTTGAATTTCCTCAGCACCTGAAAGCTGTAGTCTTTGGCAGAGGAGATATCTCGGCCTTTCCTGCTCCGAAGAAAACAAATGGTGGCTTGTATG AGTACTACCTCATGGACGGTGCATCAATTCTTCCTGTGCTGGCACTTGACCTTCAGAAAGGAGAGAGCGTTGGAGACTTCTGTGCGGCACCAGGTGGAAAGTTCCTTGCAATGCATTTCACACTGTTGCCAG GCCACTCTTTTGGCTGTGACAACTCTCCATCCCGGCTGAAAAGGTTCAACAATGTTATCGCAAGTTACATACCTCAGGAAAACACTTCCTCGATTTCTGTAGTGCAGAGAGATATCCTGAGCTGGGACGGAAGGGATGCGTCTTTTGATAAG ATACTTCTAGATGTTCCATGCACTAATGACAGACACTCCGTGACAGAAGATGACAACAACTACTTTCACCAGAAGAGGCTGAGCGAAAGATTAGAGCTGCCACAAAAACAGATGGATATGCTCAG CTTTTCCCTGAAATGTCTGGCACCCGGAGGAAGTTTGGTATATTCCACATGTACACTGTCGCCTATCCAAAATGACGGAGTGGTCCACATGGCCCTGCAGCACTTGTGGGAGACCACGTCCATGGAGTTTGCAGTGGTGGACCTGTCTCGAGCATTCGCGCCTCTAAAAGGCGTGTTTCGTCTCTATCCCGACACCAAGTATGGCCAAGTGGTGCTTCCTTTCCTACCCAACAACTACGGACCAATGTACATATGCAAAATAGAAAGGATACGTTGA